Within Paenibacillus sp. RUD330, the genomic segment AATCCGTCCGTGTGTCCCTTTGGGACAGGCTGACGGTCAGGTCGCTCCCCGTATGGGGAGCGTGGATTGAAATAACACTCTTCAACAGCCTTGACCCCTGACTGTAGTCGCTCCCCGTATGGGGAGCGTGGATTGAAATTGCTGTTGGAACAGAATGATTGCATTTTTGAGGTTTGTCGCTCCCCGTATGGGGAGCGTGGATTGAAATGGCTTGATCGTCCCGAAATTGCGCCGCCTCTTCGTCGCTCCCCGTATGGGGAGCGTGGATTGAAATAAAGGTTGTTAGCTGGGACAAGCTACCCGATGCGGTCGCTCCCCGTATGGGGAGCGTGGATTGAAATCGCAAGGCGCTGCCAGCTACCAATTGGATTTTGTAGGTCGCTCCCCGTATGGGGAGCGTGGATTGAAATCCCCTCTTAGATCGGCAATTCGTAATCTGTCGCCGTCGCTCCCCGTATGGGGAGCGTGGATTGAAATCACGGAAATGCTGGCGAATGCGATTAAGCATGAGTCGCTCCCCGTATGGGGAGCGTGGATTGAAATCGGATCATCCGGGGCTGTCTGCTCCCTCCCTCCGTCGCTCCCCGTATGGGGAGCGTGGATTGAAATGCTCGAAACCAACAATGACACCATCCCGCCAGGGTCGCTCCCCGTATGGGGAGCGTGGATTGAAATTTTTTAATCAATGCGTTCGCTGGGTTGATGGAGAACAGTCGCTCCCCGTATGGGGAGCGTGGATTGAAATGCCCGTATATCCCGATTGAAAAGGCGGATAACGGTCGCTCCCCGTATGGGGAGCGTGGATTGAAATAACATTGACCTGCCTATGACCTACGTCGATGGGGGTCGCTCCCCGTATGGGGAGCGTGGATTGAAATCAGTATCCCCCGAACTCCCCGAACGGGATCGACGTCGCTCCCCGTATGGGGAGCGTGGATTGAAATCGTGGGAATTTGTTGTCTCCGAAATAGAGGAAATCGTCGCTCCCCGTATGGGGAGCGTGGATTGAAATACCCAACAAAAACCCACCAATACGCTATTATCATTGTCGCTCCCCGTATGGGGAGCGTGGATTGAAATGGCAGTTGGTGGCTTATCCGGCTGTGGAAAAGGGTCGCTCCCCGTATGGGGAGCGTGGATTGAAATGGCAGTTGGTGGCTTATCCGGCTGTGGAAAAGGGTCGCTCCCCGTATGGGGAGCGTGGATTGAAATCTCGTTGGTGAAGTCTGCCTCCACATAATGCACGTCGCTCCCCGTATGGGGAGCGTGGATTGAAATTTTCTAAGACCTACAGCGAATTCCTGAACAAAGGCGTCGCTCCCCGTATGGGGAGCGTGGATTGAAATATCCAGACAAATACTTGATTTTGAAAGAAGTGCTGTCGCTCCCCGTATGGGGAGCGTGGATTGAAATACTACACCTTACGTAATACGATTTTGTATGCCTAGTCGCTCCCCGTATGGGGAGCGTGGATTGAAATCGCGTGTCTATGTACAATTCCGTCACGCGCCCGAGTGTCGCTCCCCGTATGGGGAGCGTGGATTGAAATGCCGTCCGGCTCGTGATGCTGATAATGGCATCCGGTCGCTCCCCGTATGGGGAGCGTGGATTGAAATGTTTTTACTCGCAGGCGATGTCATCCAGGGCAGGCCGTCGCTCCCCGTATGGGGAGCGTGGATTGAAATGCCACAGAAAACACACGAACCGCGTCCTGGTCCAAGTCGCTCCCCGTATGGGGAGCGTGGATTGAAATAAGCTCGGCGACCTGATCGTCACGACGCACATCCGTCGCTCCCCGTATGGGGAGCGTGGATTGAAATGGCATTATCGGCGGGGAGCTATTGCAGAAAGGAAGTCGCTCCCCGTATGGGGAGCGTGGATTGAAATCAGCAATGGTAAAGAACATCGCATCCATCCTCGGTCGCTCCCCGTATGGGGAGCGTGGATTGAAATATCGTTACTTGGAGCAAAGGTGGCATCGGCTACCGTCGCTCCCCGTATGGGGAGCGTGGATTGAAATTCCACCAGTTCCCGAAGGGCAAACTCTGCTTTAGTCGCTCCCCGTATGGGGAGCGTGGATTGAAATACATTTTCGGCGGTGACACCGTGACGGAGAAGTTGTCGCTCCCCGTATGGGGAGCGTGGATTGAAATCCATCAAGATACCGAATACCTGAACACCCTCTATCGTCGCTCCCCGTATGGGGAGCGTGGATTGAAATCTACAATCAGCCTTGGTTATTCCCTGGCTGATGTGGGTCGCTCCCCGTATGGGGAGCGTGGATTGAAATAGGCAATGTAATTCGAATAGTTTTATCCGAAAACTCATCGCTCCCCGTATGGGGAGCGTGGATTGAAATCGGAACACGGTTTACCATCCGACGTGTCAAAGCTAGTCGCTCCCCGTATGGGGAGCGTGGATTGAAATAATCCTATCAACGATGAATTGGACCAAATTGAAGCGTCGCTCCCCGTATGGGGAGCGTGGATTGAAATAAAGAGGTGTGTTGAAATGGGTAACGGTATTCCTACGTCGCTCCCCGTATGGGGAGCGTGGATTGAAATAATACAGGTGCCTGCTGATAATGATCGGATGGCTGTCGCTCCCCGTATGGGGAGCGTGGATTGAAATTGCTGTCTTTGTGGTGATACGCTTGTTTTCTGCAGTCGCTCCCCGTATGGGGAGCGTGGATTGAAATTGCTGTCTTTGTGGTGATACGCTTGTTTTCTGCAGTCGCTCCCCGTATGGGGAGCGTGGATTGAAATTTCGAAATGGAAATCTATTCTGATGCAAAGGTCACCGTCGCTCCCCGTATGGGGAGCGTGGATTGAAATGTCCTCATGGGCATTGAGAGCATCCGTCACCTTGAGTCGCTCCCCGTATGGGGAGCGTGGATTGAAATCCGGTCCCCTCTCGATCTACCAAAATTGTGCAGGTCGCTCCCCGTATGGGGAGCGTGGATTGAAATCATTCGTACAGGACGGTTTCACTGGCGCCGACCATGTCGCTCCCCGTATGGGGAGCGTGGATTGAAATTGATAAAGTCCGATGAGGGCAGTTGCCAGATTGACCGTCGCTCCCCGTATGGGGAGCGTGGATTGAAATGCTGCTGGCGTCAATCCAATTCGCTGCGGATTACCGTCGCTCCCCGTATGGGGAGCGTGGATTGAAATCCTGTAATCGTCTTTGATGGTATGGGCCTGCATGTCGCTCCCCGTATGGGGAGCGTGGATTGAAATCTTGCTCCGCTCAGGATCAGAAAGGCTTGCGGGCTGGTCGCTCCCCGTATGGGGAGCGTGGATTGAAATCGAATCGCCGGCTTCGTAAGCGACAAGCGAGAGGGTCGCTCCCCGTATGGGGAGCGTGGATTGAAATAGCCAAATCAACCCCTCCCTTTACCCCGAAATTGCGTCGCTCCCCGTATGGGGAGCGTGGATTGAAATGATTTGTCGAGTGCTGTATCCTTGCTCTCGGTGCATGTCGCTCCCCGTATGGGGAGCGTGGATTGAAATTAATTACAAATATTACTATGCTCCTTACAAGGATCGTCGTTCCCCGTATGGGGAGCGTGGATTGAAATCGGCTCGAAATGATCTGGACGAGCTCAAGACTACGGTCGCTCCCCGTATGGGGAGCGTGGATTGAAATCTACTGCTGCGGAGCGCGGAATTGCCTATGAGAAAGTCGCTCCCCGTATGCGGAGCGTGGATAGAAATGTTTCGTTGACCACGCGGGCGGGCAGCGTTAGAGTCGCTCCCCGCATGGGGAGCGTGGATTGAATGCGTACCCGAAGTCGAGCCCGCGTTTAATCCGGTCGTCGCTCCCCGCATGGGGTGCGTAGATTGAAACAACATCTATGTCACCGAGGGCGGTGTGCTAATGAGTTGCTCTCCGTATGGGAAGGTGAATTGAAACTGATGGCTATTGTCAGAACGGTCCTAAAGCCGGATCACTCTCCGTTTAGGCATATTGCGTTTAAACTGCCCCCACACAAATGACACCATTAAAAAAATCGCTCCCCTTATCAGGGAGCGTGGTTTAAAACTTGAGTGGGTTCGTTAACTAGCTCAATCATCCCTTTACGGAAGTGTTTCACCAAAAAATGTTGCATCCCCGTCACTCCCCGCCCTCGCCCCCATACCTGCTCCGCAGCCGCCGCACCGCATCCATCAGCTCCCGCCCCGCGAGCTTCTCCGCCTGTCCGTACAGCGGCTCCCACAGAGCCATCCACTCCCGCCGCTCCGGCTCCTGCAGGTCGACGATGTTCATCAGGCGGCCGCTCCGCATTTCCGCCAGCTCCTTGCGGCTCATTTCCCGCGCGCTCTCGTTGGCCCAGCCGGTCGTCTCGCGCATCGCCTCCTGGATGATGGCCTGAACGTCGGCCGGCAGGCTTTCCCAGAAGGAGCGGTTCATCAGCACGGCATACCCGAGATAGGCGTGATTGCTGACCGTCATGTATTTTTGCACCTGGTAGAACTTCTTGCTGTAAATATTCGTGATCGTATTCTCCCCGCCGTCGACCCCTCCGCTCTCGTAAGCCTTGTACACGCTGTTGAACGGAATGTCCGAAGTCGAAGCGCCCAGAGCGCGGAACTGGGCATCGACGATCGGGCCCGGTAGGATGCGGAATTTCATGCCGCTGAAATCCTCGGGATGCACAAGGGGCTTGCCGCTCGACGTCATCTGCTTGAACCCGTTGCCCCAGAAGGCGAGGCCGATCATGCCCCGGCTCTCCAGCCGCTTGAACAGCAGCGAGCCGACCTCGCCGCTGAACGCCTCCTCCACCGCCTCTTCCGTGCGGAAGGCGAAGGGCAGGTCCATGACGCTCCACTCCGGCATATGGGTCGATAGATTGGAAAAGGCCGGCGCGATCATCTGCACATCCCCTCGCGCCAGAGCGGCCTGCTCGTCCGGCTCCGTGAACAGCGTTCCGTTCGGAAACAGCTGCACCTGCACCTTGCCGCCCGACTTCTCCTCCACCAAGTCCGCGAACCGCTGCGCGGCGAGCCCTTTGGGCGTATTCTCCGCCACGACGTAGCTGAACTTGATCACATGCCTGCCGCTGAAGCCCATCTGCTCGTCATCCGCCGGCAGAGGACCCGGCAGCTTGTACCCTCCAAGCCAGAATATGGACAGCACGGCCGCTGCCGCCAGCAGCAGCCCGCCGCCCCATAACCTGAATCGCCTTCTGCCCATTCCTCCGCGCCTCCTGTCCTTGCCCTCATGGAGCTCATCCTCATGGACTTCAGCTCCATGTAGAGCCGATCCTCATGGACATCATCTTACCCTACCCGACCGCTTTTGTAGAAGCCCAGGCCCGCTATGCCCGCAGGTTTGCATGCCGCATGCTCTGGTGTATGATGATGGGAAAGCGGCCCAGCCCTATTCCAACCTGCAAGGAGACAGGCCCGAACATGCTCAAGCAGCTTAAAATCAACTGGAAAATCGCGCTGCTCTCCTTCGGCATCGTCCTGTTCGCGCTCATTGCCGGCGGCGGCGTCGCGGTCGGCAGCATCCTCCACCTGCAGGAGGAGGAGCTCGGAAGGCGGCTGCTCGTCACCGCCAGGACGGCGGCCAGCCTTCCGGAGATCGTCGCAGGGCTGGAGGATGAAGCCCGGCAGCCCGAGCTGCGGGAAGCGGCCGAGAAAATCGGCATCATCCATGACGCCACCTATGTGGTGGTCATGGACATGCGGCATAAGCGGCTGGCGCATCCAGTGCCGAATCGGGTCGGCACCTACTCCCGGGGAACCGATGAAGGGCCGGCATTCGCCGAGCACAGCTATGTATCCAAAGCGAAGGGAGAGCTCGGCACCGCGCTGCGCGCCTTCGTCCCGGTCATGGACAGCTCGCATATGCAGATCGGCACCGTTCTCGTAGGGCGCGTCCTCCCCTCGCCACGCGAGGTCATCCTGCCCTTCGCCGGGCAGATCTCCACCATTCTGCTGCTGTCGATGCTGGTCGGACTAGCCGGCTCATGGGCGCTGGCGAGACA encodes:
- a CDS encoding DctP family TRAP transporter solute-binding subunit, whose amino-acid sequence is MGRRRFRLWGGGLLLAAAAVLSIFWLGGYKLPGPLPADDEQMGFSGRHVIKFSYVVAENTPKGLAAQRFADLVEEKSGGKVQVQLFPNGTLFTEPDEQAALARGDVQMIAPAFSNLSTHMPEWSVMDLPFAFRTEEAVEEAFSGEVGSLLFKRLESRGMIGLAFWGNGFKQMTSSGKPLVHPEDFSGMKFRILPGPIVDAQFRALGASTSDIPFNSVYKAYESGGVDGGENTITNIYSKKFYQVQKYMTVSNHAYLGYAVLMNRSFWESLPADVQAIIQEAMRETTGWANESAREMSRKELAEMRSGRLMNIVDLQEPERREWMALWEPLYGQAEKLAGRELMDAVRRLRSRYGGEGGE